One region of Homalodisca vitripennis isolate AUS2020 unplaced genomic scaffold, UT_GWSS_2.1 ScUCBcl_1975;HRSCAF=6265, whole genome shotgun sequence genomic DNA includes:
- the LOC124371771 gene encoding putative uncharacterized protein YHR217C — MADTQCQLPTPPLPTPSSIYPHCPLQAPYTTIAHSILPTPPLPTPSTPHPHCPLQAPYTPTAHSKHPTHPHCPLQAPHTPTAHSKLPTPLMPTPSSLHPHCPLQAPYTPTAHSKLHIPPLPTPSSLHHHCSLHSPYTPTAHSKHPTPPLSTPSSLHPHCPLQAPHTPTAHSKHPTPPLPTPSSLHP; from the exons ATGGCCGACACCCAATGTCAG CTCCCTACACCCCCACTGCCCACTCCAAGCTCCATATACCCCCACTGCCCACTCCAAGCTCCCTACACCACCATTGCTCACTCCATTCTCCCTACACCCCCACTGCCCACTCCAAGCACCCCACACCCCCACTGTCCACTCCAAGCTCCCTACACCCCCACTGCCCACTCCAAGCACCCCACACACCCCCACTGCCCACTCCAAGCACCCCACACCCCCACTGCCCACTCCAAGCTCCCTACACCCCTAATGCCAACTCCAAGCTCCCTACACCCCCACTGCCCACTTCAAGCTCCCTACACCCCCACTGCCCACTCCAAGCTCCATATACCCCCACTGCCCACTCCAAGCTCCCTACACCACCATTGCTCACTCCATTCTCCCTACACCCCCACTGCCCACTCCAAGCACCCCACACCCCCACTGTCCACTCCAAGCTCCCTACACCCCCACTGCCCACTCCAAGCACCCCACACCCCCACTGCCCACTCCAAGCACCCCACACCCCCACTGCCCACTCCAAGCTCCCTACACCCCTAA